GGCCATGAACAAGATCTCCAACATCAAGCGCTACCATATCGCAAAGGTCTACCGCCGCGACAACCCTGCCATGACCCGAGGACGCTACCGGGAGTTTTATCAGTGTGTAAGCATCGGGGGCGGAGCCACGGATGACACTTACAACCCGGTGTTAGACTGTTGACATGTACTAAAACACTTCTGTTATGGCACGTcccccccccgtccccgtcCCCCCCAGGATTTTGACATTGCTGGCCAGTATGACCCCATGATCCCAGACGCCGAGTGTCTGAAGATCGTCCACGAGATCCTCAGTGAACTGGAGCTGGGAGACTTCCGCATCAAGGTAGGTCAGAGGTCCACACCTCAGCAGCATCATGTAGTGAGGGGCGTGGCCACGGTGTGTCCTCCTACTCCTCttaaccccaccccccacccccacacaacCTCTGCAGGTGAACGACAGACGTATCCTCGATGGAATGTTTGCGGTGTGCGGCGTGCCAGACGACAAGTTCCGCACCATCTGCTCCACGGTGGATAAACTGGACAAGGTAAGACACCCGAGCAACGTGTTAGTCCTACCTGGCAGGGACCACGTGTTGAGGAGCCCAAACTGTGACACGCACCGGCCCACTTCCTGGGTCCCTTTTAACACTGTCCCTTTGGGCTCTTTCAAATCTCCTTTCGCTCCTCCCTCTAGATGTCCTGGGAGGATGTGAGGAGTGAGATGGTGAAGGAGAAGGGTCTTTCTGAGGAGGCCGCAGATCAGATCGGACAGTATGTCAGCATGCAGGGTGAGGACCACCCCtctttcagacacacacaaatcatgcacccccccccccccccgtgtgacccctgaccctgtctgttgttgtttgtcTGGCAGGGGGTAAGGACCTGGCTGAGCGTCTGCTGCAGGATGCCAAGATGTCGCAAAGCAAGCAGGCATGCGCCGGCCTAACCGACATGAAGCTGCTGTTCAGCTACCTGGAGCTGTTCCAGGTCACAGACAAGGTGAGGGGTCCGAGGTGACGTGGTGACAGCCCATCCAACAGCCTCCTCTGTAGGGGCATTTCCATGGCAACGGATGACTATAGTTTAAGTAGCAATACAGTAGATGTTGCCTTTTACCCAGTACTGGATTAAACAAGAGTTCTGAATTCAGTGACAGACATTAACTTAAATCCTCCCATCTCTCAGTCCCGAGGTCTTCAGCCTTTGGGGACCCTCACACATTTCACAGTTGCGTTCGTTGGGTTTGATGATTCTGACCAGTGCCAACTCTGGAATTGATCGAATACTGATTGGCAGAGGGTCCCTGAGAGATCTGAAGACTTAACCATCTTaacctgtcctccctctctctcaggtgGTGTTTGACCTCAGTCTGGCCCGTGGGCTGGACTACTACACAGGTGTGATTTACGAGGCCATTCTGACCCAGAACGGCCCCGCCCCCGAGGCAGGTGAGAAGGGCGAAGAGGGTGTGAGCGTGGGCAGCGTGGCAGGTGGCGGACGTTATGACGGCCTGGTGGGAATGTTTGACCCCAAAGGCAGGAAAGTCCCATGTGTGGGGGTCAGCATCGGTATCGAGAGGGTCTTCTCCATCTTGGAGCAGAAAGCGGAGGTAAGAGGGTGTGGCGGCGGTCTTCCGCCAGCTCTCTGTTCAGAAGTCTGAGACTGTGTTCTGGTCTGACTCCTCAGGCGTCAGCAGAGAAGGTGCGTACCACAGAGACTCAGGTCATGGTGGCCTCTGCCCAGAAGAACCTTCTGGAGGAGAGACTCAAACTCACTGCTGAATTGTGGAACGCCGggataaaggtgtgtgtgtgtgtgtgtgtgttaaactgCTGAAAAAGCATATATTGTGGGCAGTGGCCAATCACAAGAGGGCGCTGTGTTTGTGTCAGGCCGAGGTGATGTATAAGAAGAACCCCAAACTGCTAAGCCAGCTGCAGCACTGTGAAGACTCTGGGATTCCCCTGGTGGCCATCCTGGGGGAGCAAGAGCTGAAGGACGGGGTGGTGAAGCTCAGAGACGTCCACAGCCGAGAGGAGGTGAGATTCTCCCTCACACGCAGCGTGTCGGGGAAATACGCATCCTTAAATAAAACGCAaactcatctccctctctggtgTTTCCCAGGCTGATGTGCTGAGGGCAGAACTCGTGGAGGAAATAAAGAAAAGGATTGCCGATGTCTAAGTCACCGCTTCAACCCGACAACAGTCCAAAAACAGTTGTTTACCCCAAGTAAACAGGTCAACACTGACCACCTGAGACTCACCACATGCCAACAAAGTCACTCAGGTTGCCCAAAACTCATATTAGTGGTCCCCTTCAGAAAAGGCAGTGAGTGTTTCTGTACTCACTACATTCACATAAGGCTACTCGGCTGTGTAACTATGTTTCTATGTCATGTACATTCATCAGAGGCGACATTGCAATGTTCACTGTACTACAGCTTCAGTCTTGCATCCAGATCTTAACACACTAAATGTAGGGAAAATATAAATGGCCTGTCAACCCACCAATAAAC
The window above is part of the Esox lucius isolate fEsoLuc1 chromosome 4, fEsoLuc1.pri, whole genome shotgun sequence genome. Proteins encoded here:
- the hars gene encoding histidine--tRNA ligase isoform X1; translated protein: MNALGVVSRRLCAGVAGRVSGWSAHSLRPFAGITVSQIDEEVAKLLELKAQLGGDEGKHQFTLKTAKGTRDYNPKQMAIREKVFNTIIGCFKRHGAETIDTPVFELKETLTGKYGEDSKLIYDLKDQGGELLSLRYDLTVPFARYLAMNKISNIKRYHIAKVYRRDNPAMTRGRYREFYQCDFDIAGQYDPMIPDAECLKIVHEILSELELGDFRIKVNDRRILDGMFAVCGVPDDKFRTICSTVDKLDKMSWEDVRSEMVKEKGLSEEAADQIGQYVSMQGGKDLAERLLQDAKMSQSKQACAGLTDMKLLFSYLELFQVTDKVVFDLSLARGLDYYTGVIYEAILTQNGPAPEAGEKGEEGVSVGSVAGGGRYDGLVGMFDPKGRKVPCVGVSIGIERVFSILEQKAEASAEKVRTTETQVMVASAQKNLLEERLKLTAELWNAGIKAEVMYKKNPKLLSQLQHCEDSGIPLVAILGEQELKDGVVKLRDVHSREEADVLRAELVEEIKKRIADV
- the hars gene encoding histidine--tRNA ligase isoform X2 — translated: MSDKAQIQEAIKTQGEVVRKLKTEKASKEQIDEEVAKLLELKAQLGGDEGKHQFTLKTAKGTRDYNPKQMAIREKVFNTIIGCFKRHGAETIDTPVFELKETLTGKYGEDSKLIYDLKDQGGELLSLRYDLTVPFARYLAMNKISNIKRYHIAKVYRRDNPAMTRGRYREFYQCDFDIAGQYDPMIPDAECLKIVHEILSELELGDFRIKVNDRRILDGMFAVCGVPDDKFRTICSTVDKLDKMSWEDVRSEMVKEKGLSEEAADQIGQYVSMQGGKDLAERLLQDAKMSQSKQACAGLTDMKLLFSYLELFQVTDKVVFDLSLARGLDYYTGVIYEAILTQNGPAPEAGEKGEEGVSVGSVAGGGRYDGLVGMFDPKGRKVPCVGVSIGIERVFSILEQKAEASAEKVRTTETQVMVASAQKNLLEERLKLTAELWNAGIKAEVMYKKNPKLLSQLQHCEDSGIPLVAILGEQELKDGVVKLRDVHSREEADVLRAELVEEIKKRIADV